A genome region from Euphorbia lathyris chromosome 4, ddEupLath1.1, whole genome shotgun sequence includes the following:
- the LOC136226798 gene encoding protein IN CHLOROPLAST ATPASE BIOGENESIS, chloroplastic-like: MKIGVLGTSPSTLPLRQFRPPKVSCFSSSGHISFIKDVAATQPPDHLHYLLKMLQTRGETIISPGSTKGLIPIVVPLSENVSGSITALLRWPTAPPGMEMPVVEVRDHGVWLLAKNVDQYIHRLLVEEDANNFHGINGKLYDASSEAGEKLYKRGDFMESQISNLDQYILKKVGLFPDVLEGKIKRHLKEGDHVSAMVTGEFYTKKDLFPGFGRPFVFYAEILQRVGRISEAKDAARVALKSPWWTLGCAYQEVASTAQWEDEQIEYIREKVTEEGKREDFKKGKAPAQIALDEAAFLMDLASIEGNWDDVKQRIAECYAEAGFPDIARFISYKD, encoded by the exons ATGAAAATTGGAGTGTTAGGGACTTCGCCTTCTACCCTTCCTCTTCGCCAATTCAGGCCGCCCAAAGTTTCATGCTTTTCCTCTTCCG GGCATATATCATTCATCAAGGATGTAGCTGCAACCCAGCCTCCTGATCATCTTCATTACTTGCTCAAAATGCTTCAGACTAGAG GTGAAACCATCATTTCTCCTGGATCTACGAAAGGGTTAATTCCCATTGTAGTTCCTCTATCAGAAAATGTGTCAG GTTCTATAACTGCATTGCTGAGATGGCCAACAGCTCCACCTGG AATGGAGATGCCAGTTGTGGAAGTTCGCGATCACGGGGTGTGGCTTTTAGCCAAGAAT GTGGATCAATATATCCATAGACTTCTGGTTGAAGAAGATGCCAATAACTTCCATGGAATTAACGGTAAACTCTATGATGCGTCTTCAGAAGCTGGCGAGAAATTATATAAAAGAGGCGATTTCATGGAATCTCAGATTTCAAACCTTGATCAGTACATTTTGAAAAAG GTTGGGCTGTTTCCAGATGTTTTAGAGGGTAAAATTAAGCGTCATTTGAAGGAAGGCGACCAT GTTTCAGCAATGGTGACAGGAGAGTTTTATACAAAGAAGGATCTGTTTCCAGGATTCGGACGGCCTTTTGTATTCTATGCGGAGATTTTGCAGAG AGTTGGACGTATCTCGGAAGCTAAAGATGCTGCCCGGGTAGCTTTGAAATCGCCATGGTGGACTTTAGGTTGTGCTTACCAG GAAGTAGCTAGCACCGCGCAATGGGAAGATGAGCAAATTGAATACATTAGAGAGAAAGTGACCGAAGAGGGTAAACGAGAAGATTTTAAGAAGGGAAAAGCACCTGCTCAG ATTGCATTGGATGAAGCTGCTTTCTTGATGGATTTAGCTTCTATCGAAGGAAACTGGGACGATGTCAAGCAACGAATCGCTGAATGTTACGCAGAAGCTGGATTTCCTGATATTGCACGGTTTATATCATATAAAGATTGA
- the LOC136226968 gene encoding filament-like plant protein 7, with the protein MDNKSWLWRKKSSEKTIVATDKFGIFVKGIDQEIQKLPMAKEVGSLKSVRSLNEKLASVLLDSHGKDDKQESLAPEDDIAGQDKKEDVVCLKEELDESTKQDIDANAKLIHPDVAMKHSKESNEFEKTRKRLEEKLMETSKRVADLAIENANLNKVLVFKEAVVEELHTRSSQTSAELKALMGRLDSIEKENAFLKYEFYMLEKELEVRSEELEYTRRSADASHRQQLESVRKLAMLESECQRLRVLIRKKLPGPAGLMPGREPIESRRKPNPVRDLVLRDATLDRSPEVSVKNIDFLIEQLRGMEEENRTLKGILSKKNAELQSSRVMYSKNASRLSQAEVQKSTNLAKRSPVPAELYPIAGFDTCSDDGGSSSGSWANALMSELEHFQDVKSKSPSDCKVSDISLMDDFAEMERLAIVSGGSDCSSAGKELVPVNDIAGEKSLDWLQQVLNAILKQQRVTKQSLSELLEDIKIALGYVNHAHDNSAKATSRQESLSNLNTSICKIVKLIEEINASNSRTDNVSKREESSPDYFFRVLRWKSSELSNVLQQFVRTCNDMLNGKAALECFVEEVAFTLNWIMSNSVAPKDATSTRGTEAGLLHYPRLEVDAFLVFREQFEINASSCNDKIRVHTTCRESNLQEENKRLLDELKNMESERKVAGVRLRSATDKIENLMVQLQESKQSIENLQLELETTKASNGMIEDEMENQKSINEDLDTQLTVAKAKLNEVLQKFSSLEVEFEEKNNCCEELEVTCLELQLQLESVARKDSVNYNINEGAQTQNGSEITAASLKLAECQETIFNLGKQLKALATPREVAIFDKVFNVTSSTTTTTASVNKNSKRRFSLHDQMAAEDSAKAITNRASEKDATTVSNNKTTSSAPSVSERTSEAKSDSNVTPGNTSDVSLAIVPSKKQSVGLLKRLLMRRKNRSSKKSQSLGKV; encoded by the exons ATGGACAACAAATCATGGCTTTGGCGGAAAAAATCTTCAGAAAAGACAATAGTTGCAACAGATAAATTTGGTATTTTTGTGAAAGGCATTGATCAAGAG ATACAGAAGCTTCCGATGGCGAAAGAAGTAGGATCACTTAAATCTGTAAGAAGTTTGAATGAGAAATTAGCTTCGGTGCTCCTTGATTCTCATGGGAAAGATGACAAACAAGAAAGTTTGGCACCGGAAGACGACATTGCAG GCCAGGATAAGAAAGAAGATGTTGTTTGCTTGAAAGAAGAACTAGATGAATCTACAAAGCAGGACATTGATGCTAATGCGAAATTGATTCATCCAGATGTTGCAATGAAGCACAGTAAGGAATCGAACGAGTTTGAGAAGACACGGAAAAGATTAGAAGAGAAGTTGATGGAGACAAGCAAAAGGGTTGCAGATTTAGCTATTGAGAATGCTAATCTGAACAAGGTCCTTGTATTCAAAGAGGCGGTGGTCGAAGAACTGCATACGCGTTCATCTCAGACATCTGCGGAACTTAAGGCGCTTATGGGTAGACTTGATTCCATCGAAAAAGAGAATGCTTTTCTTAAGTATGAGTTTTACATGCTCGAGAAGGAGCTTGAGGTTCGCAGTGAAGAACTGGAATATACTCGTCGGTCTGCTGATGCATCCCACAGGCAACAGTTGGAGAGTGTTAGGAAATTGGCAATGTTAGAATCCGAATGCCAGAGACTCCGCGTCTTGATTCGAAAAAAGCTTCCAGGTCCTGCTGGTTTGATGCCAGGAAGGGAACCAATAGAGTCGAGAAGAAAGCCGAATCCTGTGAGAGATTTGGTTCTCAGAGATGCTACCTTGGATAGATCTCCTGAAGTTTCGGTTAAGAACATTGACTTCCTAATCGAGCAACTACGGGGTATGGAAGAAGAGAATCGAACACTCAAAGGCATACTGAGCAAGAAAAATGCTGAACTTCAATCTTCAAGAGTCATGTATTCGAAAAACGCTTCTAGATTATCACAAGCTGAGGTTCAGAAATCTACGAATTTGGCGAAACGAAGTCCAGTACCAGCTGAACTTTATCCAATAGCAGGGTTTGACACTTGCAGTGATGATGGAGGTAGCTCTTCTGGTTCATGGGCTAATGCTCTAATGTCAGAGTTAGAACATTTCCAAGATGTTAAATCGAAGAGCCCATCGGATTGCAAAGTTTCAGACATTAGTTTGATGGATGATTTTGCTGAAATGGAGAGATTAGCTATAGTTTCTGGAGGCAGTGATTGCTCTTCAGCTGGTAAGGAACTGGTTCCGGTGAATGATATAGCAGGCGAAAAATCGTTGGATTGGCTTCAACAGGTCTTGAATGCAATCCTCAAACAACAGCGTGTTACTAAGCAAAGTCTAAGTGAACTTCTTGAGGACATCAAAATTGCTCTCGGTTATGTAAATCATGCCCACGACAACTCAGCCAAAGCAACAAGCAGACAGGAAAGCCTATCGAATCTGAATACGTCGATCTGCAAGATTGTTAAGCTGATCGAAGAAATCAATGCGAGCAACAGCAGAACGGATAATGTGTCGAAGAGGGAAGAGAGTTCTCCAGACTACTTTTTTCGGGTTCTGAGATGGAAGAGTTCTGAATTGAGTAATGTTTTACAGCAGTTCGTTCGCACTTGTAACGATATGTTGAATGGAAAAGCTGCACTTGAATGTTTCGTCGAGGAAGTGGCATTTACTTTAAACTGGATCATGAGCAACTCTGTTGCCCCGAAAGATGCTACGAGCACGAGAGGCACTGAAGCTGGACTTTTGCATTATCCGCGACTAGAAGTGGATGCTTTTCTTGTTTTCAGAGAGCAATTTGAGATTAATGCTTCTTCATGTAATGACAAGATTCGAGTTCATACGACGTGCAGAGAGTCTAATCTGCAAGAAGAGAACAAGAGATTACTAGATGAGCTGAAGAACATGGAATCTGAGAGGAAAGTTGCTGGTGTCAGGCTTCGATCCGCGACTGATAAGATAGAGAATTTGATGGTGCAACTTCAGGAATCGAAACAAAGTATCGAAAACTTACAACTAGAACTCGAAACTACAAAGGCATCAAATGGAATGATTGAGGATGAGATGGAGAATCAGAAGTCAATCAATGAAGATCTTGATACTCAACTTACAGTTGCCAAAGCTAAACTGAATGAAGTTCTACAGAAGTTTTCATCTTTGGAAGTTgaatttgaagaaaaaaataactGTTGTGAAGAATTAGAAGTAACTTGCCTAGAGCTTCAACTCCAGCTGGAAAG TGTTGCAAGGAAGGATTCTGTCAACTACAACATAAATGAAGGAGCACAAACCCAGAAt GGTTCAGAGATTACAGCAGCTTCATTAAAATTAGCAGAATGTCAAGAGACCATCTTCAACCTTGGAAAACAACTCAAGGCACTGGCTACACCAAGGGAAGTAGCAATTTTTGATAAGGTATTCAATGTAACTagttcaacaacaacaacaacagctTCCGTTAACAAAAACTCGAAAAGGCGATTCTCCCTGCACGATCAAATGGCAGCCGAAGATAGTGCTAAGGCGATCACTAATCGAGCTTCTGAGAAAGATGCAACAACTGTTTCTAATAATAAGACTACTTCAAGTGCTCCGAGTGTCTCGGAACGCACCTCGGAAGCAAAATCTGATTCGAATGTCACACCCGGAAATACCTCAGATGTGTCTCTTGCTATTGTACCTAGTAAAAAGCAAAGTGTTGGTTTGTTAAAGAGGCTGCTAATGAGGAGGAAGAACAGAAGCAGCAAAAAGTCCCAATCTTTAGGGAAGGtatga